The Elusimicrobiota bacterium sequence AAAAAACCGATCTCTACAAAAAGACCGCCGCTCAAAATTTGGTCATCCTTCCCGGTGTGGTGGAATTCGTCATGGCGGTCTCCCAGAAATATCCCCTGGCCATGGCCTCCGGCGCCCTGAGGGACGAAGTTTTACTGATGATCGAGGCCGCCGGGATACGCCACTACTTTGATGTCGTGGTGGCCGCCGAAGACGTCCAGCGCGGGAAACCCGCGCCCGACGCTTATTTGAAAGCTCTGGAAGAATTGAACAAAAAGTATCCCGGAAAAAATATCGCGCCGGGAGAATGCTTGGTGGTGGAAGATTCCAAACACGGTCTGATCTCGGCCCACGCGGCAGGCATGAAGGTGGTGGCCGTCACCACGACCTACCCCGCCCATGAACTGGCGGCCGCCGACCGGGTGGCCCCGGTGCTGACCGCCCTGCGCCTAAAAGACCTGGAAGGGCTGTTTAACGGAGCCCCCCAATGAGCGAGGCCGGTTCTCCCCGGGAAGCGTTGGCCCGCCTCCTTCGGGTTCACGAATCGGCCATCGATCTGGCCCAGGCCTCTCTTTTCATTGCCCAAGACGAATACCCTCTGCTTGAAAAACAACCCTACCTCGACCGCATCGCGGGTTTGGCC is a genomic window containing:
- a CDS encoding HAD family phosphatase, with the translated sequence MLKALIFDCDGVIADSEHLHFRLFQQVLSSVGISLTQTDYVEKYLAMDDKGCFNAVFAANGKTLPDDERARLIAQKTDLYKKTAAQNLVILPGVVEFVMAVSQKYPLAMASGALRDEVLLMIEAAGIRHYFDVVVAAEDVQRGKPAPDAYLKALEELNKKYPGKNIAPGECLVVEDSKHGLISAHAAGMKVVAVTTTYPAHELAAADRVAPVLTALRLKDLEGLFNGAPQ